From Acidovorax sp. 1608163:
GACGAAAACAACATCTACTACTTTGTTGGCATTGATGGCGCCCGCTTCAAGCGCCCGGTGGAGCCTGGTGACCAACTGCACCTGGAGATCAAGATTGACCGCGTGCGCGGTGGCATCTGGAAGTTCAAGGGCGTGGCCCGCGTGGGCGATGAAGTGGCCTGCGAGGCTGAGTTGATGTGCACCATGCGTGCCGTGGGCTGATTTGACCGATCGTGAGCAATATCCACGCAACTGCGGTCATCGATCCAGCCGCCAGTATTGACCCGACGGCGACCATCGGGCCTTATGCGGTCATTGGCCCGCAGGTCTCGATCGGCGCGCGCACGGTAGTGGGTGCCCATTGCGTGATCGAGGGGCGCACCACGATTGGCGAGGACAACCGGATTTTCCAGTTTGCCTCGCTCGGGGCGCAGCCCCAGGACAAGAAGTACGCGGGCGAGGCCACCGAGCTGGTTATTGGCCATCGCAACACCATCCGCGAGTTCTGCACCTTCAACACCGGCACGGTGCAAGACCGTGCCGTGACCCGTGTGGGGGATGACAACTGGATCATGGCTTACGTGCACATTGCGCACGATTGCCAGGTGGGCAACCAGACCACGCTGGCCAACAACACCACCTTGGCGGGCCATGTGGATGTGGGTGATTGGGCCACCGTGGGTG
This genomic window contains:
- the lpxA gene encoding acyl-ACP--UDP-N-acetylglucosamine O-acyltransferase, which translates into the protein MSNIHATAVIDPAASIDPTATIGPYAVIGPQVSIGARTVVGAHCVIEGRTTIGEDNRIFQFASLGAQPQDKKYAGEATELVIGHRNTIREFCTFNTGTVQDRAVTRVGDDNWIMAYVHIAHDCQVGNQTTLANNTTLAGHVDVGDWATVGGLTGVLQRMRIGAHTMVGFASHIGKDVPPFMVVDGNPLAVRGVNLVGLRRRSFSDERIAAIREMHKLLYRQGLTLEQAREAILALPQQMPQAQDDVALMDAFIASSAAGIAR